accacaaatactggagtttttactcctggccttgatgggatcgagtattatggaagaattgaagaaatatacgaactcagtttttatggttgcaaacctcttaatcctgtcatattcaaatgtcattggtttgatcctgaagtaacgagacggacatattctaatcttggACTAGTGGAAATTCGACAGGATTCCGTCTTCCCTGGAGACGATGTGtatattgtggcccaacaggctagacaagtttattatctcccatatgcgtgccaaaccaaagagcatcttaagggttggtatattgtGCACAAGGTATCACCGCACGGTAAAGTACCTGTTCCAAACGATGAAGACTACAATTTAGACCCAAACACATATGACGGAGaattctttcaagaagaggggctagaagggcgatttgagatagacttaacCGAAGCGGACAGAATGGATGTTGAAACGGttgttgatgaggaggaggatgaggtccAAAATGTGAAAGAACTACAAATGCTAGAACGATTATATttaggcaatgccaatgatgaCGTTGATCCTTCGGACACTGTTGATTATGATTtgattgatagtgatgatgagacttatgatccagctaatcccgattatgaagattatttttaatcaatgtaatactatattattatgcatttatgtttaatttattttgcatctctttctaagtaCTTCTTGTTTATATGTACTAATTactttactcttcttaattgcaGGTGACTGAACAAAGATGGTAGGCAGTGGGTTGAGGACCGTTAGGTCGCTTTACCAGAGGGCTAGGTCAGCTACATCTGGGCCGtctgagaggaggagggggaggagggggacgcCGCAGGTGCCCCCacaggaggcggaggaggaggaggcgcaggtgGGGCAGCAAGACGctacggaggaggaggggcatgtgcaggaggaggaggaggaggaggtgcaggaggaggacgaggcgcaGCAGACCGCCTCTGTTTCTGGTGCCTCTGGTTCGTCGAGCGTCTACTTGCGAGGTAAGAATCTTTATATGTTTTCATTGCTTCTTTATGTTATACGTTCATAATCAAAGTTGAAACTAACAATTTTTCTTAGTCACATGTACAGGTCCCGCCAGTCTCCCTAGACGACCGATACCTCGTGAGAGGCGCCCGTTGATTCGACCCGAAGGGGAAAAGTAAGTAACTTTTCATATTTtcatttcttcttcttgttatatgttcaaattcaaatttgaaactatTAAGAGGTCTTAATCATTTGTGCAGGTCCTGGACGATTGTGCAGAGTGCAGGTGCTGCTCACAAACGTTCCGTCAATGGCATCCTCGGTCTTCTGTGCAGGGAATACTTCCCTGGCCTGGTTGAGTACGGTGGAGTGATGGAGCCGGCCTATACGTTCGACCactacgccgccgcccctgatGCTGAAGATCGGGATGGCAGGGTATTCAACAACAAGGCGGAGCGGGTGAAACAAGAGCTGTGGGTAAGTGCTAAATACATTGCATTCATTTCACATTCTTAAAAAAATGAATGGTATACATCGTGTTTCCATGTTTCcatgcaggatttcttcagatgtGAGCATGGATTTGAGGACAAAGCTGATGTGGTGGCCACCAAAGTATGTAAGAAGCGAGTCGTGGATATGCACTATGAGGCGCGTATCCAGGCCATTATTAGTTTTCACGGCAACGTTCTTGGGCAGAGGGTCACCAAAACGGAAGCAAGAACCATGTCtttgactgaggagcagtaTTTGCAGGTAAATAAAGAAAATTAATATGCATTCTGGTTTACATTAAGCaggcttaatttcatcttcGAATATTTCAAATACTTGATGCCCTGTAGACGACTCCTTATTGGTGCCTCGGGCATCAAGAGTGCTGGCGACAGATGGTGCAGAAGTGGTGCTCCGACGAGTGGGAGGAGTCACACAACGCTTGTCGGGAGCGACGTTTGTTGATGCCAGGTGCaacacaccatcaaggcagtcgcagcctcagcggatacgcagaagcatgggtacgcgaatGAATTTGTTTAATGTaaacactcaattatgcatgatttTTAATCGTCTTGCTTGTTTTGTTGCAgtcgtcgtcacatggtggTCAGCCTTGCGGCCTCTTGAAGGCATATGCTATGTCCCATAAGGGCAAGGCGACGTCTGACGTCGACTACAAtccggaggacgggcccgaggcatacagcaacccCATGGTCCATACCCGCCTCAATGCGTACACAACAatggcaagggaggtccatggtcCAGAGTTTGATCCGGCCACCGAGGACCTTGACGGAGAAGTCGTCATGAGGGTTGGAGGAGGTAAGAATCATGGGCGGTATTGGATTGCCGACggcgcaatcgactcgtcctctactcctactctatctcagattagagcaaggagcacgagtgcgagcCCAGGCATACGACCTCGGCAAGACACTTCACAGTACCGCATACAGGCACTCCAGGTCATTTCTTATTCGTCGCTCACTGATTATTGTATACTATTTTTTTGTATTATCATAACATTGGAGTGAAAATTTTGTAGGCCGAattagaagaagagaggaggctacgTCTGGAGAACGAGCATAGGATGAGGGATATGTTTGCCTACATGCAGACTCTTGGTGCCGCAGCGGGTGTAGCTCCACCACCTTCGTTGTTCGCTACACCACCTCGACCTCCTGCGGAGTTTTCTACTCCTGTgagtatggataagttttaGCCATGTCTGACCTTTACTTATTTTGTCTCATACATGTGATCGCTTCTTCTCTTTGCAGAATCAATCGGCGGCCTCAAATGACCCTCATGTTTCTCCAACTACGCCGGTATGGAGGTCGCCGGATTGGAGGTCTTGATCATGATTCTTACCACTTATCCTGTTTCGATAGACTTTTTATGTTTTTGGACATCTGTGGACTATATCGTGAGACATGCATATTTATGATCTGTAATAATAGTACGTGTGTTAACTTTGGGATATGTATGTGAATCAATTGTGTTTGTAGTATATATGTGATATTTGTGATATAGATGTGATATTGGTGTTCTTTGTGATGATATAATGTTTTctgatatatatgtatatgtgtgGATGAAATCGAAAAAACAGATTAAAATGGGAAATCTgaagaatctttgccgagtgcaaacactcggcaaagagtgaagaatctttgccgcgtgtaaacactcggcaaagagtgaagattctttgccgagagcttaaatcagacactcggcaaaggaggtcgctttgccgagtgccttgaaTCAAACACACGGCAAAGCGaggtctctttgccgagtgccgtgaatctgacactcggcaaaggtggtctctttgccgagtgccgtgagtctgacactcggcaaagcgacctcctttgccgagtgtcaggtacgcgacactcggcaaatcgacctcctttgccgagtgtcaaaagctcggcactcggcaaaccagCCGTTATATGCCTGTTCCGTCACGGCGCTTAAACTTTGCCGAGCGCGGCgctttgcactcggcaaagactttgccgagtgcccgacgaaatgcactcggcaaagaacccTTTGCCGACATTCTCTCTTCCGtgtgccctttgccgagtgcaacactcggcaaagtctttgccgagtgttttttgagttttgccgagtgttttttgcactcggcaaagtcacCGTTTCCCGTAGTGCTAGGTGAACATTGGCCCAAACATGCCGGAGTTTAACCCACCCATATCTGCTATAGAGCCAGACTTTGTCAAAGGCTCAAAAAATTTCGGACCAGCTCTGagttatttattttattatttaatAGATAAATATTCGGAAGCCCTAACTCAGTCTGAAAAATTGGCTTAAGGTTGTCTATGGAACGGGACTGGGCACGAATTTTAGGCCCGAATTCAGCCGGGTCTTTTTTCAGCCCTACACAAAAAAATGTTCAAGTCTCATGTGCATAGTGCATTCTTGGCGTGGATCTCCATTACTAAAAAAAAGGATGTTATAGCGTGTTTAGGAATTTTGCCGCCTTTCGCTATGCATGTCTAGACCGGCATTCCGTTGATAATCTTTACATATATACCGGCCGGGGGAAAACATGGATATACTCACATGGATTTTCTTTAGGTTCTGTCCGGCTTCTGATTCAACTTTTCATAGAAAAGAACTGCAAATGATGCCAAATTAATTACATGATCTGCGGTGGATTTGTAAATATACGGAAGCTGATATTGGgaactaattaattaattaataagAAACTACTGCTTCCTGCAGGCTAAGGATCAATGTTAAACTTTTCATCAGCAAATTTTTAACGCTGCTCGTGCGGGTATGAAATATATTTTGGGAAAAAAACTTGATTTTTATGAACTTTGACTAGAATAAAATGAACTAAATTTGTTCAAAAAATGTTCAGGATGCAAAAAACGTATACATAGTTTGTTTGAGGC
The genomic region above belongs to Panicum hallii strain FIL2 chromosome 4, PHallii_v3.1, whole genome shotgun sequence and contains:
- the LOC112890581 gene encoding uncharacterized protein LOC112890581 — encoded protein: MSLTEEQYLQTTPYWCLGHQECWRQMVQKWCSDEWEESHNACRERRLLMPGATHHQGSRSLSGYAEAWSSSHGGQPCGLLKAYAMSHKGKATSDVDYNPEDGPEGGPWSRV
- the LOC112888453 gene encoding uncharacterized protein LOC112888453, with translation MRVGGGKNHGRYWIADGAIDSSSTPTLSQIRARSTSASPGIRPRQDTSQYRIQALQAELEEERRLRLENEHRMRDMFAYMQTLGAAAGVAPPPSLFATPPRPPAEFSTPNQSAASNDPHVSPTTPVWRSPDWRS